One Oryctolagus cuniculus chromosome 7, mOryCun1.1, whole genome shotgun sequence genomic window, CTTTTCTTTTACTTGAGGGTATATAAACCAAAAATATCCAACCTACGGCTGCACATTTAAACTTTTAACAAAGCATGTCTGGTTTATTTTCATGGTAACTCAACCATCCTAAATTAATACATAGTTTTCCTTCCTGCGTGGTTCTTGGTAATTGTGTtccttttgatttgtatttctgtttccACACAGCTTCCTTCTTCATTTTCACCTCTTGCCAGCTGCAAAGTCACCTCTCTCCGGGCCCCCAGAACATGTAGTTGAACTCAGCCTCTTGACATCAGTTTCTGTAATCCTTGCATCAGTGTAGGGAGTAACTGCTTGAGTAActacaaaggtatttcaaaacTTCAGTGCAATTTGGTTCAGTTATTTTCATTCAGATGCCATCACCGTTCAGGAAGATTAATCACTGGGACCCACTGATCCATGTAGCGACTCTCCCGGCAGAAACAAATAAGTTGGCTTAAGGCAGGATCCTTCCATTGCGATGAATGTGGAttctggggggagaggggggagataAGAGACATAAATTtattgctaaaaaataaaaacaaaacagcatttGCTTACAAGTACTCTACTCTTGATGGGAAGACATTTGAACATTCTATATTGTGGCTGCAAGGCACAGGGACAAGTTACATGCACAATAAATAAAGTTTCTTCTAGGTAACTGGGATACGATCTCAGCGACGTCTAAAATgtgcagccagcactgagccacaCCTGTTTGCACGGTACTGGCTCAGTTTTGCATGACAGTTATCACTCACAGATTTGCTCTACCAAAGCTGTaccctggcagagccctgggagaAGCAAGACTGAGAAGCAGTTCCAGGCTGTGCACACAATGGGAGCTACCCAGCAGCTGGCAGAATTTGCCACCTGTTATCTTCCCAAAAGACAGAACAGTACTTGTCAGGAGCAGCAAAATCATTAAGCTTCACTACACCAGTCAAAAAAGACAGATTTCAAATGCCTGCACATTTACCTCGGAACACATAAGGTACCTAGTCCCAAAGGTTTGCATCACAGCAAGGAAAAggtccatttaaaaaaatgcaagattgtatattaaaaaaaaaattccactctATCCTCTTAATGTATTTCTAGGGAATTAATAAGTTCTGTCTCCTACACCACTTCTATTTTTAGCTTTAACTGGCAGAGAATAAGCTGACTCCTTAATGAGGGGTGAGCCAGGAATTTATTTGGCTTTATCTAATCTGCCCAGCTAAAGGAATTAGTCACGGGAGGTAGTGCAGATGTAGGTAGGGAGTAGCTGGGCTGACTGCTGACTCACAGGGATCTCTTCCGCTGCTGGCTGCCTCCAACGTGCTCAGACATGTTCTTTAGCAGAGAAAATCGTGATGATGAAACTAGTCCATCCCGGCTGAAAGTCCGCCTCACTCCTCAGTGGGCCAAAGGCGGCCAGGCTCctgacccccgcccccgcccgggctGCAGGCAGCCGACTCTGGACTCCCTCCCTTCCAGGGctgcggcccggcccggcccggcccgcagTCCCCCAGGCCCTTACCGTCACCAGCACGCAGTGCAGGTCCGGCGGTTGCGCGGCGCCCTCGCTGGCCGCCGGGCTGGCGTCGGtctccaggagcaggagcttcgcCAGCCGGCCCGGGTTGCTGACGCGCAGGATGTTAATGTCGTTCTCGCAACAGAACGCCTGGATCAGGGTGAAGTGGATCTGCAGCGCCACATCCCTGTCGTCGTCCTCGTCCGCCGCCAGCAGGCACAGCACCACGTTATCCGGGTCCCTGCGGGCAGCGCGCGGGGCCGGTGAGCACACGGGCGCCACCGGCCCGCGTGGGCGCCTGACACTCCCGCTCGGGTCCCCGgggtctgccccccacccctcaccaccCGCCGCTCGTCGCAAGGCAGCCTCGGGGACAGATGGAAGGCGGCCGGAAGCGGCGCCGCAGGGCGAGGGGAGCGCCCGGGAGCGCGACCCCGGCGGGCTGGGGCGGCCAGGGGCACCAGGGGACAGCGGGGGCCCCACTTACACGTTGAGCAGCTTGGCCGCCTCGTACACACCGACGGTGATGGTGCGCTGACTCAGGGCTTTGCTCAGCACCTCCTCCAGGGCATCCCCCACCTTGTCCATCCTACACGCGGGCAAAGGCGAGGGGGCACGTCAGTCCGTGACCTCGGAGCCGCCGCGGGCCCCTGGCCCCGCACCGCGAGCCTCGACGAGTGCAAGTGCCGCCAAGCACCCCGGCTTTCTGCAAACCCAGGGTCTCCCGCCccgtcacccccacccccctccttGACCCTCGGCACGCCCAGAAGCTGGGGTGTCCGGTGAGGAGCCCCGACAGTGCTTCCCGCCACCCTCCCCGGAGGACACTGCCCCCAGACAGCTGCCCTCTGCCAAAGTCTCTGGGAGCGGCGGCCGGGCTGGGGGCACGCGCCTTGAGGGTCCCTGAGGGAGCGAGGGCTGGAGGTGCCCTGTGCAAACTTTGCCGCCCGCTCGCCCCTCCACTCTCCGCAATCCGGGTGCAGGGAGCTGCGCGGGCAGGGCGCGAGGAGTTCAGGTCGCAGACGCCAGCAGCCGACTTACCTTTCGGTCTTCTGCTCTCCAGCCGAGAATTCCTCCAAAGTCATATTGCAACTGCAGGTCCCTCACAGAGAGAGCGCGCGGCGTGCGGGCGGCTCCTGCCACCGTGGGCGCGCGGGCGCCTGCTCCCCGTACTCGCTCCCAGGCTCTGGTGCAGTCCGGCCGCCCCTCTTCCGTCCGGGCTCCACCTCCAGCGCCTGCAGCCACCGCGCCGTCCTCTGCTCCCGCCCGCCGGCTCTCGGCCCCTGGTTTCGCCGAGGACCGCGACACCACGACCGCAAGCTGCCACACAGCCACTGCAGGACAAAGGGCCCCGGGGTTATCCGACCAGCCCCCAGCCAACCACTTCGTGCCTTATTTGCATACGGCACGACCATTGGGCTATGCAATCAGCCTGGTTTGGGCAATCCGAACCCGGCTCCTGGAACCAGGCTATTAGGAGCGGAAGGGGGCGGAGTCACGCGGGAGGCGAGCGTAGGGGACTGGGGCGGTCGGGGcgcaggtgggcggggccgcgAGCTGGCTGTTCCGCGGttggtggggcgggggcgggccgaGGGCTTTGTCGCGGCGGGAGGCTGAGGCcggtttgctgagtgtttttctAGTTGGTGCACATATTTAAATTATCGTTTCATGTCTTTTGTTTTCAGGGTTAATGCACCCAAGTGCGGTAATTATTACTAAGCtggttacatttaaaaaaagaaaatagtgtgtCCAAACCTGTAGGGCAAAGTTTACCTCAGCAGTGTTGTTTATCAAAGGCTAGCTAGGCGAAGCTGCTTATTAGTCCTAGTAGTATTTCGGTGCCCTGTTGGCtggtttgatttatttttagaagGTTACAAGGGTTGGAAGCTCAATAAAGAAAAACCAACACATTTGTGTTCAGGGATGGCAGAGAACCAAGCTGGCGTCTTTTCCCGCAGAAAGCAGAGAGGCTACCGAACCCGCCCAGTGGGACTGTGGAACTCCAGGGCTGGTTGGGATCTGTGGGGAGCTGGTGACCACATGTGTGAGTCGCTGCCTGACAGCCCACGGTCACCTTTCTCAAAGAGCCCCTCGCAGAGAAGGCGCCTTCTGCACTGACACCCGGCGCGGGAGACACGCATCCCACGCCCACGCGAGCTGCCAGTCTAAATTCAAAATTCTGTCTCCGTGTGCCCTCGGCTTCCCTTCATAAAGCAAGTGAGTGTGTCCCTACCTTCCCCAGGCAGCCTATGATCTCACCGTGAATTATTGATGTTAGATGCTGAATCATGAAGCTGTAGCTATAGGTCATTTTAGTCATATGCTACAATCTCACCTTTGGGATAATGGCAACTTGGAGGTGGAAAGCAGACTTTTCTAACTGCACACTTCTGGAAAACAAACTTTAATGTGTAGGCTTTCACTGAACAGTTCAAAAatccctttctttgttttttgagttTGTGCAATAAATGCAAAAACAGTTCTTAAATTTACTGAAGTCACCCAACCTGGTGGAAATGCCTTCCAAATGCTTGCGTTCAAAAGAGTGCTTACATTATTAAGGTCACTCTACAGTCGAAGGTCACAGAAGTAAATTTTTGCAAGGGTCCCTGGGAGTTCTGTACCCTTTTATTTGTATCATTCTGCACAAATTATTCTCCAGCTCTCTTAATTTAATAGAAAAAGTGATAGGTGGGATTTTGGTTCCTTAATTGGCACTGCCATTTTGCATTGGATCCCTGATGGTGTTGTCAGTAAGGGACAATGAAAGGAATGCAAAGGAGTAAAGGAACGGTGGTGGTCAGTGCAAGGGGGCTTATGTTTATCAATTCCATGTGCAGTCTTTCTAAAGAATTCCTCAGCATTGAAATGAGGTGGgcattgaaatattttcagtttttttgtcttaaaaggatttatttattatttatttgaaaggcagagttacagagagacagggagagagagagggagagagatcttccgtctgctggtttactccccaaatggctgcaatggccagggctggctgaagacaggagtctggaactccttccaggtctcccacatgggtggcaggggcccaagtacttgggccatcttccactgctttcctaggtgcatgaacagagagctggattgagtggagcaactgggactcaaaccatcgcgcatataggaagctggcattgcaagtggtggatTAGGGGCCGGCTGCAGCTCCCTGACAGAGAACAGAGGAATAGAGAGTTTCTGCACAACAGGGACTGTGATTTCATCAGGGTGGTTCCCTCAGCACCTAGCACAGTTCCTGTATTTAGTAGAAGCACAGTCGATGTTTACTGAGTTGAATAGGATCTGAGAGTTCAACAGCATATCAGAATCCTGCAGTCTGGTGCATTGTATGAATTCTGAGAGTCCACATTTAACTTTagtttaaaaaagctttttttatatcctgctatacAACAAGACCTGTATAATTCCTGGTCCTTTGCCTTTAAATGCTTGCAGTCTAATCGGTATGTCCATGCCTGAACTGGATTTTGGGACAAAATAGTATGCACTGTCATCAGCTAGCTATGCTGAAAGTCTCATGACTTTAGTCATCTGAATGGAAGCTGTGGGACAGTAGAACCCATGTATTGTTTACAACAATTCAAATGAACCCTAGTCCTCCTAGTACCCCGCCCAAGTCAACTATGTACAGTGAAAATGTAGTGTAAAACGGTTATTTCCTAGTAGAGACCTAGTTCCTCACTCAAAAACTAAACTGCATGCTGTGTTTGGCTTCATGGGAAAGTTATTTGCTCTGGTATTGTGGGGGTTTTCTCTATGAGATAAGCTCAGCCTTCCAGTATTCCAAACTGTTCATTTGTCATACTTCCTGACTCAGATATGTTACATCACTTTGCCTCATTGCTGAGTCTACCTGGAATGTTTCACCAGTGATTATCTTCCACGTTGAGCCTCATGGCTGGAAGTAGAAGCTGCATCTGGCTATGCTTGGATTGCAGCTGTACATTAGAATGGTCACAGATGATTTACTACATAAATGCTTAATAGTCTTGCAGAGAGCTGGTCACCAATGGTGAAATCAGAGAAATTTCTCTATCAttatgatagatagatagatagatagacagacagatagacagacagatagatttTTGCAGTCAGCCTGTTAAGTACAATATGTGAAGTCACTTTAAAAACTACTCCAGGTACCCCCGGGTACTATAGTGCACAGCACTAGAATGACCTTATGGTCATATTTGTAAGGATGCCAAATGGTTATATTTGGAAATCATGGAAATGTGTACTCAAGAGTTGATAAGTTATTTTGGCACTGCTACCTACTTTGCAGATTAAAGATCTTTTTGATctttagattcatttttattacacATAGATTCCTACTGCTGGTTCTATAATTGGTTCTAGAATTATAATGTTTCTTTCTGACCAAAACTAGTCAGTGCTTTAACATCTGAAAGAAACGTGATGCTTCAGCCATGTGGTTCAGCGGCTCAGACCACCCCTGTGGTGCAGGGTTCTAATCCTGGGAGTAGACCCtctccaggagccaggcccagcttcagctgctgaCTGTGTGGGGCTTCCCTCTGGACCAGCACCTGGCCAGGCCTGCTTGACCCAGGTGTTGTGTGCAGCTTGCACTGTGGCCCTGGGCTACAGAAAAGGATGGGGGGGGGGTCCAGCTGATGAGGGACGCCCAGAGTCAGGCCCAGCAGTTTATATGGGTCCCAAGTTTGACATCAATGTGCTGGTTTCACTTCTGAGGCAAGAAAATGCAAGATACACTGATGTCATCAAGTTTGCTccagaaataaaatacacagattATCTTGTGATTAGTGTTGGAACTTCCACCCTGCACTTACATCCCATGACCTACTACACTGTGAAAATGTACAAAAACCTGAAATGTGAAAGCAAGCCTCCTGTTAAACACTAATGACTGACTCTCTGTGGATTTTGGCAGCATGGGGATTCATTTGATGTTTCCAGAAACCAGAGAAACCTATGAATTAGAGGAACTATGGACCCTATGTTCTTATGATGACCAGTTAGCTCAGGTAGCACCTGAGACATTACCTGAAGACTTTATTCTTGGAATAGAAGACAACACTGCATCCCTTACTCCAGCAGAGTTCAAAAAGCTACATGAACTGCTTTAGTCACTtcagaaagataaaagaaatatgatGCTTGTTATTTTAGTATCAGACAGCTCATCGTTCACATTAAGAGATTAGgggcctccacctatggtgctgcacggacatcccatatgggtgcccattcatatcccagctgctccacttctgatccagctctctgctatggcctgggaaagcagcagaagatggcccaagtccttgggcccctgcacccaagtgggagacccggaggaagctcctggctcctggcttccgatgggcgcagctccagctgttgtggccaactggggagggaaccagcggatggaagacctttttctctgtctctccctctctctctctgctgtaactctatctctcaaatgaatgaatacattaaaaaaaaaaaaagaagaagaagaaggttaattaaaaaaaaaaaagaaaaaaagataagattAGCCTGTGACAAGATGTGTTTAACcgctgctatggtttgaatatgatatGGCTCCTGAATGCCTGTTGGACTTTGATGTCCAAAGGCATATAAGTTAATGGTACAAAGGGGGTGAAAACTAAAACTAATTTTTGTCTCTAGGAAGTGGGCTTATATGTAGTATCCTCATGTCCCTGAGGGCATGCCCTTGGAAGTAGTTCTAGAGAAAGTTGTTTGTAAACGCTGGGCTCAGTCACCGAGGTTCTGGCTTGCCCATGCTCCACCACTGGCATCCACTGCCCTCATTTCCAAATGCATGGGGCCACCTGACCTTTTACTGGAACCTTCAAAACTGAGCTAAGAACCCCTTTGGCATGATGGTTTCTTCTGGTATTTCATTATAATGACAAAAAGCTGACCAATAGAACCAGCCACCCAGAACTGTAGTATATTTTATTGTTGAAGACCATAaggtttctaatttaattttttaaaaaatctggtgaTTTTCTCAGAGCAGATCTATgaattttcctcattttcttctcAAAGAAGATCAATCAGACAAGATTTACTGTCACCTAAAAATGTTTCTTGACTTAGATCAACATTTCCATTAGAAGTCACATGAAAGTCTTGTTTGTGTCTCATGGACCATCACTGTAGTGGGCAACATTCTGTGATGGTGTCCATGATCTCTAATGCCTGCTTGTCACACTCTGTATAAACCCCtcccctggggtgctggcaaGACCCACAGATTGTTTCTAAGCAATGGTGTTAGGCTGTCACACCCGTAACTATGTTTTGTTCTGTGGCAAAGGTGAAAGGATTTTGTAGGCACAATGAAGGCCCCTAACCAGCTGACTCTGAGTTAAGGAAAGGGAGATTATCCTTGGTAGGCCTTCCCTAATCAGGCAACACCTGTAGCAGCGGGCCCAAggctttctctgaagagaggctGCCAACATTAGACGCTGTTTCTCCATTGCTGGCATGGAGGAAGCAAACCACAGCTGCAAGGAAGTGAGTTTTTCCAACAAGCTGAGGGACCTTAGAAACAGATCCTTCCCTCGTCAGGCCTCCAGATGGGAATGCAACCTGGCCAAAAGTGACTTTACTTCTCAGATCCTGAGACAAGAAGCCACCTAAGCCATGCCCAGATTTCTGATGGACAGAAACTTGAGCTAATCAGGGGGTGTTGTTTTAAGGCACTAAGTTTGTGGTAATAGGTTACCAATCTTCAAAACCTAATGCTCATAAAATACCTTCCGtgccatttttttgtgtgtgttcaggAAATCCTTGCCCTCTGGAAATTCTCCTCCACTATTAAGAATCATGTAGCAAAGCAATGATGTTGTTTTGAGCTTGGGGCTTACCACCTGGGCACCACTGGCTGTTCACATCTCCCCAGATGAGCAGGGCCCAGCAGGTGGAGTAGCAGATGAAGAGACTCCTTAGGGCGCTCTTCACCAGCCCCCCGCCCTCACTCCAGGTCCctacctccctgctgatgagTGTGCACCAAAGGCCTTCTATCACCAAGGAATGTTCTGAGAGGCTCTGCTTGGTGAGCTAATCAGTGGTGAGGAAGTAGATAGTCTGAGTTGGTAACTGGCTGTTGGTGGTTCGTTCTTGCATcctgaacaggttttttttttcttcaagatttatttatttatttgaaagttagagttacacagagagaaggagaggcagagagagagaaaagtcttccatctgctgttcactcccc contains:
- the GADD45A gene encoding growth arrest and DNA damage-inducible protein GADD45 alpha isoform X1, encoding MTLEEFSAGEQKTERMDKVGDALEEVLSKALSQRTITVGVYEAAKLLNVDPDNVVLCLLAADEDDDRDVALQIHFTLIQAFCCENDINILRVSNPGRLAKLLLLETDASPAASEGAAQPPDLHCVLVTNPHSSQWKDPALSQLICFCRESRYMDQWVPVINLPER
- the GADD45A gene encoding growth arrest and DNA damage-inducible protein GADD45 alpha isoform X2; this translates as MTLEEFSAGEQKTERMDKVGDALEEVLSKALSQRTITVGVYEAAKLLNVDPDNVVLCLLAADEDDDRDVALQIHFTLIQAFCCENDINILRVSNPGRLAKLLLLETDASPAASEGAAQPPDLHCVLVTNMSEHVGGSQQRKRSLIHIHRNGRILP